Proteins encoded in a region of the Tumebacillus sp. BK434 genome:
- a CDS encoding ATP-binding protein gives MVTIEKFRAYMMLHSQEFTYRWWNDRHEENQNFFYHMDDKFYETVLRQEAEELLNIVFQSFSGNNTANMIEWAKACSLKRAMQGVPVDEAVERFRMFRHTLLTYFIDYAEREHLPSRESLELAEAFNNQCELALQNYMTHYMAIKERYFSEQKRRLDTERLASIGQMAAGVAHEVRNPLTSTRGFLQLLMETQPHHFLTLAMQELDRGIMTINTMLDVAKPNKPQAPKRPVSLHYVLTSVAELFADSLYDKKFVLEVADEDVLIEGSAETLKQAFFNVIKNAVEAVKDAEEPTIILRHKREADTLVVEVEDNGEGIPEELLHLLGTPFFSRKDGGVGLGLTMVFNTMHDHYAQVEVTGKQGAGVRFRFLFPLQKPPVT, from the coding sequence ATGGTAACGATTGAGAAGTTCCGTGCATATATGATGCTGCATAGCCAAGAATTTACCTACCGCTGGTGGAACGACCGCCACGAGGAGAATCAGAATTTCTTTTATCATATGGATGACAAGTTTTACGAGACGGTGTTGCGACAAGAAGCGGAGGAGCTTCTGAACATCGTCTTTCAGTCGTTTTCCGGAAACAACACGGCGAACATGATCGAATGGGCCAAAGCCTGCTCCTTAAAACGGGCGATGCAAGGGGTGCCGGTCGATGAAGCGGTGGAACGGTTTCGGATGTTCCGGCATACATTGCTCACCTACTTCATCGACTATGCGGAGCGGGAGCATCTGCCCAGCCGCGAGAGCCTCGAACTGGCGGAAGCGTTCAACAATCAATGCGAACTGGCGCTGCAAAACTACATGACCCATTACATGGCGATCAAAGAGCGCTACTTCAGCGAGCAGAAGCGCCGCCTCGACACGGAACGGCTGGCCTCGATCGGCCAGATGGCGGCCGGTGTCGCCCATGAGGTGCGCAACCCGCTGACCTCGACGCGCGGCTTCCTGCAGCTGTTGATGGAGACGCAGCCGCACCACTTTTTGACTTTGGCGATGCAGGAGCTCGACCGCGGGATCATGACGATCAACACGATGCTCGATGTCGCCAAGCCGAACAAACCCCAGGCGCCGAAGCGGCCCGTCTCGTTGCATTATGTGCTGACCTCGGTGGCGGAGCTGTTTGCCGACAGCCTGTATGACAAGAAGTTCGTGCTGGAAGTGGCAGATGAGGACGTGCTGATCGAAGGCAGCGCAGAGACGCTGAAGCAGGCCTTTTTCAACGTGATCAAAAACGCCGTCGAAGCGGTGAAGGATGCGGAGGAACCGACGATCATCCTGCGCCATAAACGCGAGGCAGACACGCTGGTCGTCGAAGTGGAGGACAATGGGGAAGGCATTCCGGAGGAGCTTTTGCATCTGCTTGGCACGCCGTTTTTCTCGCGGAAAGACGGCGGTGTGGGACTTGGGCTGACCATGGTCTTCAACACGATGCATGATCATTATGCGCAGGTGGAGGTAACTGGCAAACAAGGCGCAGGGGTGCGGTTCCGCTTCCTATTCCCGCTGCAGAAACCTCCGGTCACATGA
- the murC gene encoding UDP-N-acetylmuramate--L-alanine ligase, translating into MQKIHFVGIKGSGISALAQVYARMGCEVTGSDTDAVFFTDELLRQAGITQVTGPSEQNVQDADIVCHSPAYGDDHIEIKKAKELGIEVLTYPQLLGRLMDGRAESAITVSGTHGKTTTTSMIANMLLFSKLDPLAIIGSKNYNIGSNGRYGFGHMVAEACEYRRSFHNYAPKIAIINNIDFDHPDYFSGIDDVFEAFQTFVDKVPADGALITWGDQALCRQLVSKGKVHYFGLNHTNDIYATDVNEERGTLSFLAWERGQLLGAVKVRAIGEHNVLNVLAAITLSRILEIPFAAVQESFAEFGGVYRRFDYLGRIGGLEVYDDYAHHPSEIEATLKAVKRSFPHDHLLTVFQPHTISRTMAFLDEFADALMLSDEVMLVKVYQSARETGDRAEELTNLLAEKIAERGKTVHLVNTLEEGTEWILKQRASQAGLVLTMGAGDIRGIGEQLISVHA; encoded by the coding sequence GTGCAGAAAATTCACTTCGTGGGAATCAAAGGCTCAGGGATCAGTGCGCTCGCACAAGTGTACGCACGCATGGGCTGCGAGGTGACCGGTTCGGACACAGACGCGGTCTTTTTCACGGATGAACTGCTGCGCCAGGCTGGCATCACGCAGGTCACCGGCCCGTCTGAGCAAAACGTGCAAGATGCAGATATCGTCTGCCACTCTCCGGCTTACGGAGATGATCATATCGAGATCAAAAAAGCAAAGGAACTCGGCATCGAAGTGCTGACCTATCCGCAGCTGCTCGGCCGTCTGATGGATGGGCGCGCAGAATCGGCGATCACCGTCTCCGGAACGCACGGAAAGACGACCACCACTTCGATGATCGCGAACATGCTGCTTTTTTCCAAGCTCGATCCGCTGGCCATCATCGGCAGCAAGAACTACAACATCGGTTCCAATGGCCGCTACGGCTTCGGCCACATGGTGGCGGAGGCTTGCGAGTATCGCCGCAGCTTCCACAACTATGCGCCGAAGATTGCGATCATCAACAACATCGACTTCGATCACCCGGACTATTTTTCCGGCATCGACGATGTGTTCGAAGCCTTCCAGACTTTCGTGGACAAAGTGCCGGCAGACGGCGCCTTGATCACGTGGGGCGACCAGGCGCTGTGCAGACAGCTGGTCTCCAAAGGTAAGGTTCACTATTTCGGTTTGAATCATACGAATGACATCTATGCGACGGACGTCAATGAAGAGCGCGGCACGCTGAGCTTCCTCGCGTGGGAGCGCGGGCAGCTGCTCGGCGCAGTCAAGGTCCGCGCGATCGGCGAGCACAACGTCTTGAACGTGCTGGCGGCGATCACCTTGTCGCGGATTCTGGAGATTCCGTTTGCGGCGGTGCAGGAGTCGTTCGCCGAGTTTGGCGGGGTCTACCGCCGCTTCGACTACCTCGGCCGCATCGGCGGGCTGGAAGTGTACGATGACTACGCCCACCATCCGAGCGAGATCGAAGCGACGCTGAAAGCGGTGAAACGCTCGTTCCCGCACGATCACCTGCTCACCGTGTTCCAGCCGCACACCATTTCGCGGACGATGGCGTTCCTCGATGAATTTGCCGACGCCTTGATGCTGTCGGATGAAGTGATGCTGGTCAAGGTCTACCAGTCGGCGCGCGAAACGGGCGACCGGGCGGAAGAGCTGACCAACCTGCTCGCCGAGAAGATCGCTGAGCGCGGCAAGACGGTGCATCTGGTCAACACGCTGGAAGAAGGCACCGAATGGATTCTCAAACAGCGCGCCAGCCAGGCCGGCCTTGTGCTGACGATGGGCGCCGGCGACATTCGCGGGATCGGCGAACAATTGATTTCCGTACATGCATAA
- a CDS encoding sigma-70 family RNA polymerase sigma factor, producing MRGETERIFRDLYNEHYGDVYRFVMQSVKRKEEVEDLVQDIFIQAYRNFEKFRGECGYKTWLFAIAHNQLNSMWRKFFRRKQIAEQYEQDLTAQTYTMEEEWEQRLLTAELYAALEQLSDAYREVMVLRYLHDFSVADTAIIMNTNDTRVRVLTHRAIIKLREIWERGGERKCKIEPDCLKA from the coding sequence GTGAGAGGTGAGACGGAACGGATCTTCCGTGATCTGTACAACGAGCATTACGGAGATGTGTACCGCTTCGTCATGCAATCGGTGAAGCGCAAGGAAGAGGTCGAAGATCTCGTTCAAGATATTTTTATCCAAGCCTATCGCAATTTTGAAAAATTTCGCGGGGAATGCGGCTATAAAACCTGGCTGTTTGCCATCGCCCACAACCAGCTCAATTCGATGTGGCGCAAGTTCTTCCGGCGCAAGCAGATCGCCGAGCAGTATGAGCAGGATCTAACAGCGCAAACGTACACGATGGAGGAGGAGTGGGAGCAGCGTCTGCTGACCGCCGAGCTCTATGCGGCGCTGGAGCAGCTGTCTGACGCTTATCGGGAAGTGATGGTGCTGCGTTACCTGCATGACTTTTCGGTCGCCGACACGGCGATCATCATGAACACCAACGACACGCGGGTGCGCGTGCTGACCCATCGCGCGATCATCAAGCTGCGGGAAATCTGGGAGCGGGGAGGAGAACGGAAATGCAAGATCGAGCCGGACTGCCTGAAAGCTTAG
- a CDS encoding fumarate hydratase, producing the protein MQQFKESMLKLIIETSTNLPSDVRKAVMKARLEEELGNRSSLALDTIAENIVMAQEEEQPICQDTGMPTFHLHVPVGANQIIMKQQIKEAIAEATKLGKLRPNSVDSLTGENSGDNLGPGTPVIHFEQWERDDVEVQLILKGGGCENKNIQYSLPTELDGLGKAGRDLDGIRKCILHAVYQAQGQGCSAGFIGVSIGGDRTSGYTLAKDQLFRRTDDVNPNPDLAKLEDYIMETANHLGVGTMGFGGKVSLLGCKIGVMNRLPASFYVSVAYNCWAFRRLGVVLDAASGSIKEWQFKEAVDPIVVSKQEPAEDEDGTRTVVLQAPITEAQVRDLKVGDVVIINGEMHTGRDAFHKYMMEPEHTSPVDLNGGVIYHCGPVMMKDQKGEWHVKAAGPTTSSREEPYQADIIKKFGLRAVIGKGGMGPKTLKGLQEHGAVYLNAIGGAAQYYARCVKKVKGVDLMEFGVPEAMWHLEVEGFAAIVTMDSHGNSLHADIDNLSLNKLSDFAEKVF; encoded by the coding sequence ATGCAACAGTTCAAGGAAAGCATGCTGAAACTGATCATCGAAACATCGACCAACCTGCCGTCTGACGTCCGCAAAGCGGTCATGAAGGCGCGTCTGGAGGAGGAGCTGGGCAACCGCTCGTCGCTCGCGCTCGACACGATCGCCGAAAACATCGTCATGGCGCAGGAAGAAGAGCAGCCGATCTGCCAAGATACCGGCATGCCGACGTTCCATCTGCACGTGCCGGTCGGCGCGAACCAGATCATCATGAAGCAGCAGATCAAAGAAGCGATCGCCGAAGCGACCAAGCTTGGCAAACTCCGCCCGAACTCGGTCGATTCGCTGACCGGCGAAAACTCCGGCGACAACCTCGGCCCGGGCACGCCGGTGATCCACTTCGAACAATGGGAGCGCGATGATGTCGAAGTGCAGCTGATCCTCAAAGGCGGCGGCTGTGAAAACAAAAACATCCAATACTCGCTGCCGACCGAACTCGATGGCCTCGGCAAGGCCGGCCGTGACCTCGACGGCATCCGCAAGTGCATCTTGCACGCAGTCTACCAGGCCCAAGGCCAAGGCTGCTCCGCCGGTTTCATCGGCGTCAGCATCGGCGGCGACCGCACGTCCGGCTACACGCTGGCCAAAGATCAGCTGTTCCGCCGCACCGACGATGTCAACCCGAACCCGGATCTCGCCAAGCTCGAAGACTACATCATGGAGACGGCGAACCACCTCGGCGTCGGCACGATGGGCTTTGGCGGCAAAGTGTCCCTGCTCGGTTGCAAGATCGGCGTGATGAACCGTCTCCCGGCTTCCTTCTACGTCTCGGTGGCGTACAACTGCTGGGCGTTCCGTCGCCTCGGCGTCGTGCTCGACGCGGCGTCCGGCTCGATCAAAGAATGGCAGTTCAAAGAAGCGGTCGACCCGATCGTCGTCTCGAAGCAAGAGCCGGCAGAAGATGAAGACGGCACCCGCACCGTCGTGCTGCAGGCGCCGATCACCGAAGCGCAGGTGCGCGATCTGAAAGTCGGCGACGTTGTCATCATCAACGGCGAGATGCACACCGGCCGCGACGCGTTCCACAAATACATGATGGAGCCGGAGCACACCTCCCCGGTCGATCTGAACGGCGGCGTGATCTACCACTGCGGCCCGGTCATGATGAAAGATCAAAAAGGCGAATGGCATGTTAAAGCGGCCGGCCCGACCACGTCTTCCCGCGAGGAGCCGTACCAGGCTGACATCATCAAGAAATTCGGCCTGCGCGCCGTCATCGGCAAAGGCGGCATGGGTCCGAAGACGCTGAAAGGCCTGCAGGAGCACGGCGCGGTCTACCTGAACGCGATCGGCGGCGCGGCGCAGTACTACGCCCGCTGCGTGAAAAAAGTCAAAGGCGTCGACCTGATGGAATTCGGCGTGCCGGAAGCGATGTGGCACCTCGAAGTCGAAGGCTTCGCGGCGATCGTCACCATGGACTCGCACGGCAACTCCCTGCATGCAGACATCGACAACCTTTCCCTGAACAAGCTCTCCGATTTTGCAGAGAAAGTATTTTAA
- a CDS encoding DUF1232 domain-containing protein → MNKPNFFQNVRGMFQDKHTPTRDKLLLAGGVLYMISPIDLIPDFLFIVGYTDDFACLIGTATLFYKTYNRYVKRNRIVG, encoded by the coding sequence ATGAACAAACCTAATTTTTTCCAAAACGTAAGAGGCATGTTTCAGGACAAGCACACGCCGACGCGCGACAAGCTGCTGCTCGCAGGCGGGGTGCTCTACATGATTTCGCCGATCGACCTGATCCCTGACTTTCTGTTCATCGTAGGCTACACCGACGATTTTGCCTGCCTGATCGGCACGGCAACGCTCTTTTACAAAACGTACAACCGCTACGTCAAACGCAACCGCATCGTCGGCTGA
- the argS gene encoding arginine--tRNA ligase, with translation MPYKHKIAEQLATIVQLDLETVTKMLETPKDPKMGDLAFPCFQLAKTLRKAPPVIAAEVAEQLTPALQAAGVPVANVQVVGAYINFFLDQQAVAADVIAAILTQQAKYGQHDLGGGANVTIDLSSPNIAKPFSMGHLRSTVIGNALANLLEKLGYQPIRINHLGDWGTQFGKLIVAYKTWGSEEAVRQNPIPELLRLYVKFHDEAKEHPELEDQGREWFKKLEDGDAEAAQLWQWFRDESLKEFNKTYELMGIKFDSLHGEAFYNDKMDRVIRELEEKGLLVEDEGAMVVKLDEYDMPPCLIKKSDGATLYATRDLAAALYRQDTYQFAKALYVVGGEQRLHFRQVFKVLEKMGYEFAKEMHHIPFGMMLKDGKKMSTRKGKVILLDEVLQNAIDDVKKVIAEKNPTLENADKVAEQVGVGAIIFHDLKNFRLNDINFSLEEMLTFEGETGPYVQYTHARANSILRKAGYQENANVNLPEGALDAPEAWAVVTLLLNFPNVVLRAGAEFDPSALGKYVIDLAQAFNKFYANVRVLAEEEAVQQARLQLVAATATVLKEGLRLLGLEAPAEM, from the coding sequence ATGCCGTACAAACACAAGATTGCCGAGCAATTGGCAACGATCGTCCAACTCGATCTGGAAACTGTAACAAAAATGCTGGAAACCCCGAAAGACCCCAAGATGGGCGACCTCGCGTTTCCGTGCTTCCAACTGGCGAAGACCTTGCGCAAAGCGCCGCCGGTGATCGCCGCAGAAGTGGCGGAGCAACTGACTCCGGCGCTGCAAGCGGCCGGTGTGCCGGTCGCGAACGTGCAGGTGGTTGGCGCGTACATCAACTTCTTCCTCGACCAGCAGGCGGTGGCGGCCGATGTGATCGCTGCGATCTTGACGCAGCAAGCCAAGTATGGCCAGCACGACCTGGGCGGTGGCGCGAACGTGACGATCGACCTGTCGTCGCCTAACATCGCAAAGCCGTTCTCGATGGGCCATTTGCGCTCGACAGTCATCGGGAACGCGCTGGCGAATCTATTGGAAAAGCTGGGCTATCAGCCGATTCGGATCAACCATTTGGGCGACTGGGGCACCCAGTTCGGCAAGCTGATCGTCGCCTACAAAACATGGGGCAGCGAAGAAGCGGTCCGCCAGAATCCGATCCCGGAACTGCTCCGCCTCTACGTCAAGTTCCATGACGAAGCGAAAGAGCATCCGGAGCTGGAAGATCAAGGCCGCGAATGGTTCAAAAAGCTGGAGGACGGCGATGCGGAAGCAGCTCAGCTCTGGCAGTGGTTCCGCGACGAGTCGTTGAAAGAATTTAACAAGACGTATGAGCTGATGGGCATCAAGTTCGACTCGCTGCACGGCGAAGCGTTCTACAACGACAAGATGGACCGCGTCATCCGCGAGCTGGAGGAAAAAGGGCTGCTCGTGGAGGACGAAGGGGCGATGGTCGTCAAGCTCGACGAATATGACATGCCGCCGTGCCTGATCAAAAAGTCGGACGGCGCGACCTTGTACGCCACGCGCGACCTGGCGGCGGCGCTTTACCGCCAGGACACCTACCAGTTCGCCAAAGCACTCTACGTGGTCGGCGGCGAACAGCGTCTGCACTTCCGCCAGGTGTTTAAAGTGCTGGAGAAGATGGGCTACGAGTTCGCCAAAGAAATGCACCACATCCCGTTTGGCATGATGCTCAAAGACGGCAAGAAGATGTCGACCAGAAAAGGCAAAGTCATCCTGCTCGACGAAGTGCTGCAAAACGCGATCGATGACGTGAAAAAAGTCATCGCCGAAAAGAACCCGACGCTGGAGAATGCGGACAAGGTGGCCGAACAGGTCGGCGTGGGCGCGATCATTTTCCACGACTTGAAGAACTTCCGCCTGAACGACATCAACTTCTCGCTGGAAGAGATGCTGACCTTCGAAGGCGAGACCGGCCCTTACGTGCAGTACACGCATGCGCGCGCCAACTCGATCCTGCGCAAGGCGGGCTATCAGGAAAACGCGAACGTCAACCTGCCGGAAGGGGCGCTGGACGCTCCGGAAGCTTGGGCGGTCGTCACGCTGCTCCTGAACTTCCCGAATGTCGTGCTGCGCGCCGGAGCTGAGTTCGATCCGTCGGCGCTGGGCAAATACGTCATCGATCTCGCGCAGGCGTTTAACAAGTTTTACGCAAACGTCCGCGTGCTGGCCGAAGAGGAAGCGGTGCAGCAGGCGCGCCTGCAACTGGTCGCGGCGACGGCGACCGTGCTCAAGGAAGGCCTGCGCCTGTTAGGTCTGGAAGCACCGGCTGAGATGTAA
- a CDS encoding ATP-binding protein, with protein MNFLVPGVQWAIVAVCLAAAAYFYNRARKLEKQGDAEQGGALLQARYHYVIEADPRAILLFQPDLTLVEINQMGRDWLKGTQTELYGKTMLEVITRLQPDLPQDLLDKIMHKAAIELKVGERILSDFEWTELFDEQGGRVGGVLCFRDVTEEKKFQREIIQSEKLAVVGQLAAAMAHEIRNPLTSIKGFLQLLHRLKTMEQEGEIKEYTRIMVEEVDRMEKIIRDFLLMTKPSDVIRETISLNTVIERVLVLVQNQAILRNIHVHTDLCELPPVLMHKEAIQQVVLNLMQNALEAMNVGGTLTVRTEEEDKYVKLQVIDTGIGMTDEEIQNLGSPFYSTKTEGTGLGLTVSSKIIKEHRGQLDVQSEKGVGTTITIRLPK; from the coding sequence ATGAACTTCTTGGTACCCGGTGTGCAATGGGCGATAGTGGCTGTTTGTCTGGCAGCAGCGGCGTATTTTTACAATAGAGCACGGAAACTGGAAAAACAGGGCGATGCGGAGCAAGGCGGGGCGTTGCTCCAAGCCCGCTACCATTATGTGATTGAAGCGGACCCGCGGGCGATCCTGTTGTTCCAGCCTGACCTGACGCTGGTCGAGATCAACCAAATGGGACGCGACTGGCTGAAAGGGACACAGACGGAGCTGTACGGCAAGACGATGCTGGAGGTGATCACGCGCCTGCAGCCGGATCTGCCGCAGGATCTGCTGGACAAGATCATGCATAAGGCTGCGATCGAACTGAAAGTCGGCGAGCGCATCTTGAGCGATTTTGAATGGACGGAGCTGTTTGATGAACAGGGCGGAAGAGTCGGCGGCGTGCTGTGCTTCCGCGATGTGACGGAGGAGAAGAAGTTTCAGCGCGAGATCATCCAGTCGGAGAAGCTCGCCGTGGTCGGCCAACTGGCGGCTGCGATGGCGCACGAGATTCGCAATCCGCTGACCTCGATCAAAGGCTTCCTGCAGCTGCTGCATCGATTAAAGACGATGGAGCAGGAAGGCGAGATCAAAGAGTACACGCGGATCATGGTCGAAGAGGTCGACCGGATGGAGAAGATCATCCGCGACTTCCTGCTGATGACCAAGCCGAGCGATGTGATCCGCGAGACGATCTCGCTGAACACGGTGATCGAGCGGGTGCTGGTGCTGGTGCAGAACCAGGCGATCCTGCGCAACATTCACGTCCACACCGACCTGTGCGAACTGCCTCCGGTGCTGATGCACAAGGAAGCGATCCAGCAAGTGGTGCTCAACCTGATGCAGAACGCGCTCGAGGCGATGAACGTCGGCGGGACGCTGACCGTGCGCACGGAAGAAGAAGACAAATATGTGAAGCTGCAGGTGATCGACACCGGCATCGGCATGACGGACGAGGAGATCCAAAACCTCGGCAGCCCCTTCTATTCCACGAAAACGGAAGGCACCGGCCTCGGACTGACCGTCTCCTCCAAGATCATCAAAGAGCACCGCGGTCAACTGGACGTCCAATCGGAAAAAGGCGTGGGGACGACGATCACGATCCGGCTGCCGAAGTAA
- a CDS encoding M2 family metallopeptidase translates to MNTEMQNFLDRVIPKYRQLTIDSNLAYWAATTTGDPEADARYSSIKAEYMKLLANREDFAELKRLKESGAVTDPLLARQLLILYNQYEQQQMDDADIEKLVAMETEVEGIFNTFRATIDGEKKSDNEISDMMRLETDNAKRKAVWEGSKQIGAEVSGKVLDVIRFRNGLAKKLGYDNFYTMNLTLQELDETELFNLLGELERQTLAPFAEMKQELDAELSQRYGIDPSQMRPWHYSDPFFQEVPVTNDVDLDKYFEGQDVVALTKTYFDSVGLTDMQKIIDNSDLYEREGKYQHAYCTNIDREGDTRMLCNVRNNDYWMSTMLHEAGHAVYDYYNDPSLPYVLRDAAHTLTTEAIAMLFGRLTKNADFLIQIAGVPAAEAQGLQAAFAKQLTRTMLIFVRWNLVMTHFERDMYKNPDQDLNTLWWDYVERFQLVNRPEDRHQPDWAAKIHLAVVPVYYQNYMLGELTASQLQASIERDLGVASIVGDTRIGEWLTTKFFKPGARWSWNEKIEKATGEKLTPNYFVSQFVQS, encoded by the coding sequence TTGAACACTGAAATGCAAAATTTTCTTGATCGCGTGATTCCGAAATACCGTCAGCTGACGATCGACTCGAACCTGGCCTACTGGGCCGCGACCACGACCGGCGATCCGGAAGCGGATGCGCGCTACAGCTCGATCAAAGCGGAGTACATGAAGCTGCTCGCCAACCGCGAAGACTTCGCGGAACTGAAGCGGCTGAAAGAGAGCGGTGCCGTGACCGACCCGCTGCTCGCCCGCCAGCTGCTCATCTTGTACAACCAATACGAGCAGCAGCAGATGGACGATGCCGACATCGAGAAACTGGTCGCGATGGAGACCGAGGTCGAAGGGATCTTCAACACCTTCCGCGCGACGATCGACGGCGAGAAAAAGTCGGACAACGAGATCAGCGACATGATGCGTCTGGAGACCGACAACGCGAAGCGCAAAGCGGTGTGGGAAGGCTCCAAGCAGATCGGCGCCGAGGTGTCCGGCAAGGTGCTGGATGTCATCCGCTTCCGCAACGGCTTGGCGAAGAAGCTCGGCTATGACAACTTCTACACGATGAACCTGACCTTGCAGGAGCTGGATGAGACCGAACTGTTCAACCTGCTCGGCGAGCTGGAGCGCCAGACGCTGGCCCCGTTTGCCGAGATGAAGCAGGAGCTGGATGCGGAACTGTCGCAGCGCTATGGCATCGATCCGTCGCAGATGCGTCCGTGGCATTACTCCGACCCGTTCTTCCAAGAGGTGCCGGTGACCAATGACGTCGATCTGGACAAATATTTCGAAGGTCAGGATGTGGTCGCGCTGACCAAGACGTATTTTGACAGCGTGGGTCTGACCGACATGCAGAAGATCATCGACAACTCCGACCTGTATGAGCGCGAAGGCAAATACCAGCACGCCTACTGCACGAACATCGACCGCGAAGGCGATACGCGCATGCTGTGCAACGTGCGCAACAACGACTACTGGATGTCCACGATGCTGCACGAAGCGGGCCATGCGGTCTATGACTACTACAACGACCCGAGCCTGCCCTACGTGCTGCGCGATGCGGCGCACACGCTGACCACCGAAGCGATCGCGATGCTGTTCGGCCGCCTGACCAAAAATGCGGACTTCCTGATTCAGATCGCCGGCGTGCCGGCAGCAGAAGCGCAAGGGCTGCAAGCAGCGTTTGCCAAGCAGTTGACCCGCACGATGCTGATCTTCGTGCGCTGGAATCTCGTGATGACGCACTTCGAGCGCGACATGTACAAGAACCCGGATCAGGATCTGAACACACTGTGGTGGGACTATGTGGAGCGCTTCCAGCTCGTCAACCGTCCGGAAGACCGCCACCAGCCGGATTGGGCGGCGAAGATCCATCTCGCGGTCGTGCCGGTCTACTACCAGAACTACATGCTGGGCGAGTTGACCGCGTCGCAGCTGCAAGCGTCGATCGAACGCGACCTTGGCGTCGCCTCCATCGTTGGCGACACTCGCATCGGCGAGTGGCTGACCACCAAGTTCTTCAAGCCTGGCGCCCGCTGGTCTTGGAACGAGAAGATCGAAAAGGCAACCGGCGAGAAGCTCACGCCGAACTACTTCGTCAGCCAATTCGTACAGTCATAA
- a CDS encoding lamin tail domain-containing protein yields MKMNKVFGITMLATALVTTAALPIGGTPAKAASNIVINEVMWNQTSGGEWVELYNPTSAAIDISGLLLSDNEGTDTAEGEYWFPAGTTIPAGGYLTVGASTSSATLKWTSTGPALSNSGDGVHLVRDSNRDGMWTAADKIDGFEFTSAWGGNGNGYSLERKSADGTSTAQATWGQSTALGGTPNAKNSISTDGAPGGGDGGGTTPPPDPTGKVVLFDNAHCNTCGNADWVINGAYSDFATALRNAGYTVRENTAAITSTVLTGVDVLVLPEPNTNFTATEKTAINDFVLNKGKGVYIIADHIVSDRNNDGWDSVEIFNGYLQGQYNATNEWIGKSFGFRVNENDITQEPMTDVRQHAITSGVTSVAAWNGATFTITNSAYAQGLVYLTDTAAGPYVVASQLPSGGRVSAIGDSSPYNDGTGLTSVANYNSWPQYSHAKLAVNTVKWLAKDL; encoded by the coding sequence ATGAAAATGAACAAAGTATTTGGCATCACCATGCTGGCCACCGCGCTGGTCACGACGGCCGCGCTGCCGATCGGCGGCACGCCGGCAAAAGCTGCCAGCAACATCGTGATCAATGAAGTGATGTGGAACCAGACCAGCGGCGGCGAATGGGTCGAACTGTACAACCCGACCTCTGCGGCGATCGACATCTCCGGGCTCCTGCTGTCCGACAACGAAGGCACCGACACCGCAGAAGGCGAATACTGGTTCCCGGCCGGCACCACGATTCCGGCCGGCGGGTATCTGACGGTCGGCGCTTCCACCTCTTCGGCCACGCTGAAGTGGACGTCGACGGGACCTGCGCTGTCTAACTCCGGCGACGGCGTACATCTCGTGCGCGACAGCAACCGCGACGGCATGTGGACCGCTGCCGACAAGATCGACGGTTTCGAGTTCACCTCGGCCTGGGGCGGCAACGGCAACGGCTATTCGCTGGAGCGCAAATCGGCGGACGGCACGTCCACCGCTCAGGCGACCTGGGGCCAGTCGACCGCGCTCGGCGGCACGCCGAATGCGAAAAACTCGATCAGCACCGATGGCGCTCCGGGCGGCGGTGACGGCGGCGGCACGACACCTCCGCCGGATCCGACCGGCAAAGTCGTCCTGTTTGACAACGCGCACTGCAACACCTGCGGCAACGCAGACTGGGTGATCAACGGCGCGTACTCCGATTTTGCCACGGCGCTGCGCAATGCGGGCTACACCGTGCGCGAAAACACGGCGGCGATCACTTCGACCGTGCTGACCGGTGTGGACGTGCTGGTGCTGCCGGAGCCGAACACCAACTTCACGGCGACCGAGAAGACGGCGATCAACGACTTTGTGCTGAACAAAGGCAAAGGCGTCTATATCATCGCCGACCACATCGTGTCTGACCGCAACAACGACGGGTGGGATTCGGTAGAGATCTTCAACGGCTACCTGCAAGGCCAGTACAACGCGACCAACGAGTGGATCGGCAAATCGTTCGGTTTCCGCGTCAACGAAAATGACATCACGCAAGAGCCGATGACCGACGTGCGCCAGCACGCGATCACCAGCGGCGTGACGAGCGTGGCAGCGTGGAACGGCGCGACGTTTACGATCACCAACTCCGCGTACGCGCAAGGCCTTGTCTACCTGACCGACACGGCGGCAGGCCCGTACGTGGTCGCTTCGCAGCTGCCGTCCGGCGGCCGCGTCTCGGCGATCGGCGACTCCTCGCCGTACAACGACGGCACCGGCCTGACCTCGGTGGCAAACTATAACTCTTGGCCGCAATACAGCCATGCCAAGCTCGCGGTAAACACCGTGAAGTGGCTGGCGAAAGATCTGTAA